Proteins from one Candidatus Omnitrophota bacterium genomic window:
- a CDS encoding lysophospholipid acyltransferase family protein: MVRKIILSVAIWAVGTTLTIALYFAMLIAIALHPFDRMKKTAHAQCFWWAKAVVGLNPYWHIKVSGLEHIDKNRTYIVVANHQSLADIIIVYLIRMQFKWVAKDSLFNLPFVGWCMSLAKHIKLERGDFGSIKKVYREAAGWLRGGMSVLFFPEGTRSNTGEMRDFQNGAFKLAIKEKVPVLPVSIKGTGDAIPKGTWLFQTSVPGSVTVLPAIETTGFSPADFAKLRDAARSALEKA; this comes from the coding sequence ATGGTAAGAAAAATTATACTGTCAGTAGCTATATGGGCTGTAGGGACGACGCTTACGATAGCGCTTTATTTCGCAATGCTGATCGCGATAGCCCTGCACCCATTCGACAGAATGAAAAAAACGGCGCACGCCCAATGCTTCTGGTGGGCAAAAGCCGTGGTCGGTCTCAATCCTTACTGGCATATTAAAGTAAGCGGTCTTGAACACATAGACAAGAACCGGACTTATATTGTTGTAGCCAATCACCAGAGCCTCGCCGATATTATAATCGTTTATCTTATCCGGATGCAATTCAAGTGGGTCGCCAAGGACAGTTTATTCAATCTACCGTTTGTTGGATGGTGCATGTCACTGGCTAAACACATAAAACTCGAGCGGGGAGATTTCGGAAGCATAAAAAAGGTGTATCGCGAAGCGGCTGGCTGGTTGAGGGGTGGGATGTCGGTCTTATTCTTCCCGGAAGGAACTCGCAGTAATACCGGCGAGATGCGGGATTTTCAAAATGGAGCATTCAAGCTGGCTATAAAAGAAAAAGTTCCCGTGCTACCCGTTTCCATAAAAGGTACCGGCGACGCTATCCCGAAAGGCACCTGGCTCTTCCAGACGAGCGTGCCCGGTAGTGTAACGGTACTGCCTGCTATAGAAACCACCGGCTTCAGTCCGGCCGATTTCGCGAAACTGCGGGATGCGGCGCGCTCAGCCCTGGAAAAGGCCTGA
- a CDS encoding glycogen/starch/alpha-glucan phosphorylase has product MKKKMIESKPVSAKRYYKDMTKDGLKLSFIANREYNLAKDKYTATLRDDFMATAIAVRDRLVDRWMVTQEKYHDENLKRVYYLSMEFLIGRLLGTNLINLGLENQAAAALEDLGFDIKKIEDAGVDAGLGNGGLGRLAACFLDSMATLGIPAHGYGIRFEYGIFNQKIVNGYQVEYPDEWLRQGNPWEFQRPEYTVKVKFYGRAYMAHDDNGQLRAHWVDTDDVLATPYDMPVPGYKNNVVNTLRLWSARASEEFDLSYFNDGDYERAVYSKMLTENISKVLYPNDNVSQGRELRLKQEYFFTAASLADIIRRFKMENKEITRLSEKAAIQLNDTHPSIAIAELMRILIDEERVDWDTAWKIVVGTFAYTNHTIMPEALECWPVGLFEHLLPRHLQIIYEINLRFLKEAANAFPGDNDRLRRMSIVEEGDVKKIRMAHLAVIGSHSINGVSELHTRLLKEKLFKDFYDIYPERFNNKTNGVTQRRWVKKANEPLSGLITSVIGDKWITDLNDIEKLAAFKDDKGFREKWVAVKTANKKELADYIVKTTGIEVDPSSMFDVQIKRIHEYKRQLLFGFYILSQYIRIKADPKCDFLPRTFIFGGKAAPGYAMAKLTIKFINSIADVVNKDKSIDGRMKVVFLENYCVSLAERIFPASELSEQISTAGTEASGTGCMKFMMNGALTIGTLDGANIEIAEAVGKDNIFTFGLDAAQIQELKACGYNPSEYIERCRPLKETVDLIRSNFLTPVEFGLFDPLVRTITDSDHFCVCADFDKYLEAQEAVSHAYRNHTDWTKKSIMNVARSGKFSSDRTIKDYAKDIWGVPSGRR; this is encoded by the coding sequence ATGAAAAAAAAGATGATCGAATCTAAACCGGTGTCGGCCAAGAGATACTATAAAGACATGACGAAGGATGGCCTTAAGCTATCCTTTATCGCTAATCGAGAATACAATCTCGCTAAGGATAAATATACAGCTACGCTTCGCGATGATTTTATGGCTACCGCTATTGCCGTCAGGGATCGCCTGGTTGATAGATGGATGGTGACGCAGGAAAAGTATCACGATGAGAATCTTAAGAGGGTGTATTACCTGTCGATGGAGTTTCTTATCGGCAGGCTTTTGGGCACCAATCTGATAAATCTGGGTTTAGAAAATCAGGCGGCGGCGGCGCTCGAGGATCTAGGTTTTGATATTAAAAAGATAGAGGATGCCGGAGTGGACGCGGGCCTCGGTAACGGCGGTTTAGGCCGGCTCGCGGCATGTTTCCTTGATTCTATGGCGACGCTGGGGATCCCGGCGCACGGTTACGGCATAAGGTTTGAATACGGAATATTTAATCAGAAGATAGTTAATGGTTATCAGGTGGAATATCCTGACGAATGGTTGCGGCAAGGCAATCCGTGGGAATTCCAGCGGCCCGAATATACGGTAAAGGTAAAATTCTACGGTCGAGCCTACATGGCGCACGACGATAACGGACAGCTCCGCGCGCACTGGGTGGATACCGACGATGTCTTAGCGACGCCCTACGATATGCCCGTACCCGGCTATAAGAACAATGTCGTCAATACACTGCGTTTGTGGTCGGCCAGGGCGAGCGAAGAGTTTGACTTAAGCTACTTCAATGACGGTGACTACGAGCGCGCGGTATACAGCAAGATGCTTACCGAAAATATATCGAAGGTTCTCTATCCCAATGACAACGTAAGCCAGGGAAGAGAACTGCGCTTAAAGCAGGAATATTTTTTTACTGCGGCTTCGCTTGCCGACATAATCCGGCGCTTCAAAATGGAAAATAAGGAAATAACCAGGCTGTCGGAGAAAGCGGCCATACAGTTGAACGATACGCACCCATCGATAGCTATCGCCGAGCTTATGCGCATACTTATCGACGAAGAGAGGGTTGATTGGGATACGGCATGGAAGATCGTGGTCGGCACATTCGCTTATACCAACCATACTATAATGCCCGAGGCGCTTGAGTGTTGGCCGGTCGGTTTATTCGAGCATCTTTTGCCGCGGCACCTTCAGATTATATACGAGATCAACCTGCGATTTCTTAAGGAAGCGGCAAACGCGTTTCCCGGAGACAATGACCGGCTTCGCCGCATGTCGATAGTCGAGGAAGGCGATGTCAAAAAGATACGCATGGCTCATCTTGCCGTGATCGGCAGTCATTCGATAAACGGTGTTTCCGAGCTTCATACAAGGTTGCTCAAAGAAAAATTATTCAAAGATTTTTACGATATATATCCGGAGAGATTTAACAATAAAACGAACGGGGTCACGCAGAGGCGATGGGTGAAAAAAGCGAACGAGCCGCTTTCAGGACTCATCACGAGCGTTATCGGTGATAAATGGATCACCGATCTGAATGATATAGAGAAGCTCGCCGCGTTTAAGGATGATAAGGGGTTTAGGGAAAAATGGGTTGCGGTAAAAACCGCCAATAAAAAAGAACTGGCAGATTATATCGTTAAAACGACGGGCATTGAGGTCGATCCTTCGTCGATGTTCGACGTCCAGATTAAAAGGATACATGAGTATAAAAGACAGCTTCTTTTTGGATTCTATATCCTGTCGCAATATATCAGGATAAAGGCTGACCCGAAGTGCGATTTCCTGCCGAGAACATTTATATTCGGCGGAAAGGCGGCGCCCGGTTATGCCATGGCAAAACTGACGATCAAATTCATAAACAGCATAGCCGATGTTGTCAACAAAGATAAGTCGATAGACGGCAGGATGAAAGTGGTTTTTCTTGAGAATTACTGCGTATCTCTGGCCGAGCGGATATTCCCGGCGAGCGAGCTATCCGAGCAGATATCGACTGCCGGCACCGAAGCGTCGGGTACCGGATGCATGAAGTTCATGATGAACGGCGCTTTGACCATCGGCACGCTTGACGGAGCCAATATCGAGATAGCCGAAGCTGTCGGGAAGGATAATATCTTCACGTTCGGCCTCGACGCCGCCCAGATACAAGAACTCAAGGCCTGCGGATACAATCCGAGTGAATATATCGAAAGATGCCGCCCATTGAAAGAGACGGTCGACCTTATCCGTAGTAATTTTCTTACCCCGGTCGAGTTCGGGCTGTTCGATCCGCTTGTTCGCACGATCACGGACAGCGATCATTTTTGTGTCTGCGCGGATTTCGATAAATATCTTGAGGCGCAGGAGGCTGTTTCGCATGCGTACCGGAACCATACGGATTGGACAAAGAAATCGATAATGAATGTGGCCAGGTCGGGAAAATTTTCCAGCGACAGGACGATAAAAGATTACGCTAAGGATATCTGGGGAGTGCCCTCCGGCAGGAGGTAA
- the dinB gene encoding DNA polymerase IV produces the protein MGKERFIVHVDMDAFFASIEERDNPALRGKPIVVGADPRSGSGRGVVSTCSYAARKYGIHSAMPISVAFRKCPQAIFLPVDMDKYSTASEEIYEILYSFSPDIEPISIDEAFLDITGSFHLFGTPVETCRLIKAKIKKLTGLTASVGLAPTKMAAKIASDIGKPDGLVEVAAKGLIGFLKPLNVRRIWGLGEKCEEVMRGLGISTIGDLAARKPDDLEAMLGKAGRDFWRLANGIDSRMVEPAGEAKSISNETTFDVDTMESQKVDAALMAMCEKVSSRLRISGVKCRTITLKVRLADFSTFTRSVTISSATNFIDILYKTISALYKDFDRKGKKVRLLGVRTSNFCPAGFRDYLFRDSGDVRREAAHKALDRIKKRFGDSSIFIAGSRA, from the coding sequence TTGGGCAAAGAGCGTTTTATTGTTCATGTAGATATGGACGCGTTCTTCGCATCCATAGAGGAGAGGGATAATCCGGCGCTACGGGGTAAGCCCATAGTGGTGGGTGCCGATCCTCGGAGCGGGAGTGGTAGGGGTGTGGTTTCGACCTGTTCGTACGCCGCGCGCAAGTACGGCATACACTCCGCGATGCCGATATCCGTCGCTTTCAGGAAGTGCCCGCAGGCGATATTTCTTCCTGTGGACATGGATAAATATTCGACAGCTTCGGAAGAGATATACGAAATATTGTATTCTTTTTCACCGGACATAGAGCCGATAAGCATCGACGAGGCGTTTCTTGACATAACGGGCAGTTTCCATCTCTTCGGTACGCCGGTCGAAACATGCAGGCTCATAAAGGCTAAGATAAAGAAGCTTACCGGTCTTACGGCGTCGGTGGGCCTGGCCCCGACGAAAATGGCGGCCAAGATAGCCTCTGATATCGGCAAGCCGGATGGTTTAGTCGAGGTTGCGGCAAAGGGGCTCATCGGGTTCCTGAAGCCTCTGAACGTGCGAAGGATATGGGGTCTTGGCGAAAAGTGCGAAGAAGTCATGCGGGGTCTGGGTATCAGCACTATCGGCGATCTTGCCGCGCGGAAGCCGGATGATCTGGAAGCTATGCTTGGTAAAGCGGGGCGTGATTTTTGGCGGCTGGCCAATGGTATCGACTCCCGGATGGTCGAGCCGGCCGGAGAAGCTAAATCGATCAGCAACGAGACGACGTTCGATGTCGATACTATGGAATCCCAGAAAGTGGACGCCGCGCTTATGGCTATGTGTGAAAAGGTATCGAGCCGATTGCGTATATCGGGGGTTAAATGCAGGACGATAACTTTAAAGGTGCGGCTTGCGGATTTTAGCACATTCACAAGATCGGTTACGATAAGCAGTGCAACGAACTTCATAGATATTTTATATAAAACTATAAGCGCTCTTTATAAGGATTTCGACAGAAAGGGCAAGAAGGTCCGGCTTCTCGGGGTAAGGACTTCGAATTTCTGCCCGGCCGGGTTTCGGGACTATCTTTTTAGAGATTCCGGAGATGTTCGGCGGGAAGCGGCACATAAGGCGCTCGACAGAATAAAAAAGCGTTTTGGGGACAGTTCGATATTTATCGCCGGAAGCAGGGCGTAG
- a CDS encoding 3'-5' exonuclease — MRISEAQFTIFDVETTGLFPYSGDRICEIAALRIDTSFALPQKFWSLVNPMRPISYGAFSVNRITPAMLAGKPTIDKVLPSFMDFASGSVLVAYNAGFDLGFLESALGEGKDILKDYHVIDALALARKIFRDSPRYSLGVISRHLGIETPLEHRAMADALLTLKVFQKELDVIMREGIELIEDISFARSRGQKANTRVKLIEDAIREQGHINVVG, encoded by the coding sequence ATGAGGATAAGCGAGGCGCAGTTTACCATCTTCGACGTAGAGACGACGGGGCTCTTTCCATATTCCGGGGACAGGATATGCGAGATAGCGGCTTTGCGGATCGACACTTCTTTTGCTTTACCGCAGAAGTTCTGGTCGCTGGTGAATCCCATGCGCCCAATATCCTACGGCGCGTTTTCGGTCAATCGCATAACTCCGGCTATGCTGGCCGGCAAACCTACCATCGACAAAGTGCTACCGAGTTTTATGGATTTTGCCAGCGGCAGTGTCCTTGTGGCGTATAACGCGGGATTCGATCTTGGATTTTTGGAGAGCGCTCTGGGCGAAGGCAAAGATATTTTAAAAGATTACCATGTGATAGACGCGCTTGCCCTGGCGAGAAAGATCTTTCGGGATTCCCCCAGATACAGTCTGGGCGTTATTTCGCGGCATCTGGGCATAGAGACGCCCCTCGAACACCGGGCCATGGCCGATGCGCTTTTAACATTGAAGGTTTTCCAGAAAGAACTGGATGTTATAATGCGGGAAGGTATAGAACTTATCGAGGATATATCGTTTGCGCGGAGCCGGGGGCAGAAGGCCAATACCCGAGTGAAGCTGATAGAGGACGCGATACGCGAGCAGGGGCATATAAATGTTGTGGGTTGA